The Thioalkalivibrio sulfidiphilus HL-EbGr7 genome includes the window GCGGATATGGTCCCGGGAGGCCAGCTCCGGCACGACGCCGCCGTATTCCGCGTGCAGGGCCACCTGGCTGTAGAGGGCATGGGACAGCAGCCCGCGCTCGGCATCGATCACCGCCACGCCGGTCTCATCACAGGAGGTCTCGATACCCAGGATGCGCATTCAGGGGTCCGGATTCAGAAGCAAATCAAGAAGATGACAAGCAAATCGGGGCAAGGTGGCCCGATCAAACCCGGGCGACACCCATCAAGCCAGTCGCCGCAGGCGATCGGCCGATCATTATAGCCATGTGAACCCCGAAAAATCCTGTTCATCCCGGGCACGACGGCCCCTCACCCGGCGCACACGGAAACTTTGGCATTTCCCGGATGAATCCTTATAATGCGCGATTCTCTGTCCCCGGAAGCCGGGGCGTTGAACGTCTAACCCTGACAGGATGATCTGATGCCTCACGTACGCGTCAAAGAAAACGAACCCTTCGAGGTGGCCCTGCGCCGCTTCAAGCGCACCTGTGAAAAGGCCGGTGTGCTGACCGAAGTCCGTCGTCGCGAGTTCTACGAAAAGCCCACCGAGATCCGCAAGCGCAAGGCCGCTGCCGCCGTCAAGCGCCAGGCCAAGCGCGTGTCCAAGGAAGTGGCTCGCCGCGAGCGCCTGTACTAAGTCTCGACCGACTGACTCGGGGTTCGCCTTGACGCGAACCCGCCCCGGAGAGCCCGGACCATGTCCACCGACAGCCCGCTGAAGGCCCGCATCACCGAGGACATGAAGTCGGCCATGCGCGCCGGCGACAAGCCTCGGCTGGGCACCATTCGCCTGATGCTCGCCGCCGTGAAGCAGGTGGAAGTGGATACCCGCGTATCCCTGGACGACACCCAGGTGCTGGCCGTGCTCGACAAGATGGTCAAGCAGCGCCGGGAATCCATCGAGCAGTACCGGGGCGCGGGCCGGGACGACCTGGCTGACGTAGAGGTGCGGGAACTGGAGGTCATCCAGTCCTATCTGCCCGAACCCCTATCCGAGGGCGAGATCACGGCGATGATCGACGCGGCCATCAGCGAGACCGGCGCCAGCTCCGTGCGTGACATGGGCCAGGTCATGGGCTTGATCAAGCCCCGGATCCAGGGCCGCGCCGACATGGCGGCGGTCAGTGCCCAGGTGAAGGCCCGCCTCGCCTGACCCGCCCGGCAACCCCAGCGCCCCTGGGGTTGCACACCGCCAACCGGCGCATTCATGCTTGATGTGATTGACAGGCACCCGCGGTGCGCGACGGTGCCTAAACGTGCGACACGGCTTACAGGTATCCGTCATGGCCAACCCGATGCAGTTCCTCGAAATCCCCCGCCAGGACCCGAAGAAGACCCCGGCGCAGGTG containing:
- the rpsU gene encoding 30S ribosomal protein S21, which codes for MPHVRVKENEPFEVALRRFKRTCEKAGVLTEVRRREFYEKPTEIRKRKAAAAVKRQAKRVSKEVARRERLY
- a CDS encoding GatB/YqeY domain-containing protein, which gives rise to MSTDSPLKARITEDMKSAMRAGDKPRLGTIRLMLAAVKQVEVDTRVSLDDTQVLAVLDKMVKQRRESIEQYRGAGRDDLADVEVRELEVIQSYLPEPLSEGEITAMIDAAISETGASSVRDMGQVMGLIKPRIQGRADMAAVSAQVKARLA